The following are encoded together in the Pedobacter steynii genome:
- the dnaB gene encoding replicative DNA helicase, with protein sequence MSNDNGNQGQDKANFTARKNRLSNSMNTMGKIPPQALDLEEAVLGALMLEKDALSTVIDILKPEVFYAEAHKKIFEAIALLFQKSKPVDILTVTSELRNLGLLEMVGGAYYITNLTNRVASAANIEYHARIISQKYIQRELIRISSEIIQNAYEDTTDIFDLLDHAEKNLFDIAQNNLRRDTQKMDEIVKQSLATLEELRGKSDGLTGVPSGFTDLDRITGGWQPSDLVIIAARPAMGKTAFVLTCARNAAVDFKRAVVVFSLEMSSVQLVNRLISGETEIEQEKIRKGNLAEWEWQQLHSKIGSLTEAPLLIDDTPALNIFEFRAKCRRLKSQYDLQLIIIDYLQLMHGKGEGGGGNREQEIGSISRALKSVAKELNVPVLALSQLSRAVESRPGQNGKRPMLSDLRESGSIEQDADMVLFLYRPEYYGITEDEQGRSQAGIGEVIIAKHRNGETGIVPLRFIGKYVKFADLEENFSAPTSFSMDSPSAGMQPSQDFDRPAGNVIIKPSRMDDMNDDDAPF encoded by the coding sequence ATGAGTAATGATAACGGAAATCAGGGACAAGACAAAGCAAACTTCACTGCCAGAAAAAACAGGTTAAGCAATTCCATGAATACGATGGGAAAGATACCACCTCAGGCTTTAGACCTTGAAGAAGCTGTCCTTGGTGCTTTAATGTTAGAAAAAGATGCACTTTCTACAGTAATTGATATTTTGAAACCAGAGGTTTTTTATGCCGAAGCGCATAAGAAAATCTTTGAAGCCATTGCTTTATTGTTTCAGAAATCAAAGCCTGTCGACATTTTAACAGTAACCTCAGAGCTTAGAAACCTGGGCTTACTGGAAATGGTAGGTGGTGCTTATTACATTACAAACCTGACCAACAGGGTTGCTTCAGCAGCAAATATAGAATACCATGCCCGGATCATTTCACAGAAATACATCCAGCGCGAACTGATCAGGATCTCTTCTGAGATTATTCAGAATGCCTATGAGGATACGACGGATATTTTCGATCTGCTGGACCATGCAGAAAAGAATTTGTTTGACATTGCCCAGAACAACCTTCGCAGGGATACCCAGAAAATGGACGAGATTGTTAAACAATCCCTGGCTACTTTAGAGGAACTTCGCGGAAAAAGTGACGGATTAACCGGGGTACCTTCAGGCTTTACTGATCTGGATCGGATAACCGGTGGCTGGCAACCTTCAGATCTGGTGATCATCGCGGCACGTCCGGCGATGGGAAAGACTGCATTCGTACTAACCTGTGCCAGAAATGCGGCAGTAGACTTTAAACGTGCAGTAGTGGTATTCTCCCTGGAGATGTCTTCGGTACAGTTAGTGAATCGTCTGATTTCCGGAGAAACGGAGATTGAGCAGGAAAAGATCAGAAAAGGGAATCTTGCGGAATGGGAATGGCAACAACTCCACAGTAAAATAGGTTCTTTAACAGAAGCCCCATTATTAATTGACGATACCCCTGCCTTAAATATCTTCGAATTCAGGGCAAAATGCAGAAGGTTAAAATCACAATACGACTTACAGTTAATCATCATCGATTACCTGCAGCTGATGCATGGTAAAGGTGAAGGTGGTGGTGGAAACAGGGAGCAGGAAATTGGTAGTATCTCCAGGGCCCTGAAATCCGTAGCTAAAGAATTAAATGTTCCTGTACTCGCGCTATCTCAGTTGAGTCGTGCGGTAGAGAGCAGGCCCGGACAAAACGGTAAACGCCCGATGTTATCGGATTTACGTGAATCCGGTTCCATCGAGCAGGATGCGGATATGGTGCTCTTCTTGTACAGGCCGGAGTATTACGGGATTACAGAAGATGAGCAGGGACGTTCACAGGCAGGTATTGGTGAGGTAATTATTGCAAAACACCGTAATGGTGAAACGGGTATTGTTCCCCTTCGCTTTATTGGTAAATACGTTAAGTTTGCGGATCTGGAAGAGAATTTCTCTGCACCTACCTCCTTCTCTATGGATAGCCCTAGTGCAGGAATGCAGCCTTCGCAGGATTTCGACAGACCTGCCGGCAATGTCATCATTAAACCATCCAGAATGGATGACATGAACGATGATGATGCACCGTTCTAA
- the rlmB gene encoding 23S rRNA (guanosine(2251)-2'-O)-methyltransferase RlmB: MENSRRAPRAKENNEFVFGIRAVIEAIKAAKDIESIYIQRGLSGDLMLELKALLKEVDAPIHNVPVEKLNRMTQKNHQGVIAVISSITFQKIEDIIPAVYEKGETPLILILDGITDVRNMGAIARTAACAGVHAIVVPTKNSAQINADAIKTSAGALFTIPVCRHPNLHKTALFLQDCGLQIVACTEKTNDLIYVPDYTVPTAIVMGAEDEGISNDIMRMANHLAKIPMIGEISSLNVSVSAGVILYEAIRQRQL; encoded by the coding sequence ATGGAAAATTCCAGGAGAGCCCCGAGAGCTAAAGAAAATAATGAATTCGTATTTGGTATACGTGCTGTAATAGAAGCAATTAAAGCTGCTAAAGATATTGAAAGTATTTATATTCAACGGGGTTTGTCCGGAGACCTGATGCTGGAATTGAAGGCCCTTTTAAAGGAGGTTGATGCCCCGATTCACAATGTGCCGGTAGAAAAATTAAACCGGATGACCCAGAAGAATCATCAGGGTGTGATCGCGGTGATTTCTTCCATTACCTTCCAGAAAATTGAAGACATTATTCCTGCAGTCTATGAAAAAGGGGAGACACCATTGATCCTGATCCTGGATGGCATTACTGATGTGCGTAACATGGGGGCGATTGCCAGAACTGCAGCCTGCGCGGGAGTTCACGCGATTGTAGTACCCACCAAAAATTCTGCCCAGATCAATGCAGACGCTATCAAAACTTCTGCCGGAGCCTTATTTACCATTCCGGTATGCAGGCACCCGAATCTTCATAAAACAGCTTTATTTTTACAGGATTGCGGATTGCAGATTGTAGCTTGTACTGAAAAAACAAATGACCTGATCTATGTACCCGATTATACTGTTCCTACAGCAATCGTAATGGGAGCAGAAGATGAAGGGATTTCTAATGACATCATGAGAATGGCAAACCACCTGGCTAAAATTCCTATGATCGGAGAAATCAGCTCATTGAATGTTTCGGTATCTGCCGGAGTTATCCTCTACGAAGCCATCAGACAACGTCAGTTGTAA